Proteins from a genomic interval of Oreochromis aureus strain Israel breed Guangdong linkage group 6, ZZ_aureus, whole genome shotgun sequence:
- the alg13 gene encoding putative bifunctional UDP-N-acetylglucosamine transferase and deubiquitinase ALG13 isoform X3, with product MQKGLKKYFVNMDEYLCSLGLYRKMVARDASSLFRAVSEQLYFSQNYHQKIRQDCANFMRANRCNFEPFVEGSFEKYLERLEDPKETVGQVEIKALSQLYRRCFLIYRYPGKPATIISEDDFVDKVTLCCSINGHYDIVYPRSYPASAALCQSLLYELLYTQVFGFEEAELCLAMEAFRVGGRRYRNSPSMCSDVDLGYDTPEDRGHREEAEPGGPIEEKPRAVTDDSKPPAEALPPSRLSLPYKVMKSLDGDVYRNLEFDVWQDTCKEMQKTDYMVFAGRQYFLGDKCQVRLEPKGKYYNAFIQEVGTHSSAVTVFIEELGEKHLVPLTDLKPVNPVPAWNVAAPSRKGDLDPDSRGQRHHRHRYFRKSRGMKGTELLIPPPPSYGGPAPSSLPPRFQTAGHPRPPPPPSPGALTYDPYAPPHHHHPPPARTPRYGASRSSTRFLNRHLIGTQLTYYHPGRRYYQDYESFTFRRSRRQLAAALNKECQFGFPEAVEEPADLDEAISYYQLDGASDGVFPPLPGPTVAPPPSIGAPTPPSGSSYRVQRGSGPLSPAPPPRNTPVCSSEEEQEDTSTVEDQAEYTEDFIYSSQDQSFQTSGVYSTTETSTNQDEQEGGVADSPTRSDVNFSYSQQVVKPLSVICSSPSSSSSSPSSPSSRLPAAAHLPSATHAQTRSVAMAIPAASSWLVNELGEPLCTVIAPPPYSYDPNGSDLPRDCRVLQYYFNLGVQWYHQSCWQQQQQVYPASSPETSYSYQPYTPYLGQEPPLHAASQPFSETGRISHQPASSYPESSRSADGQTEGHSGGVSIESSSSISPTPPGSAPSSALLYPDQSPLPPPLPLLHLPYEAPPPSTYLTTAPAPPLPHPAHHPHHTSYHPCLPSSVHWGAISTGGHAPRVYCPAPNPSHVVGYIAAPPPHHTATHYIPPTM from the exons ATGCAGAAAGGCCTGAAGAAGTACTTCGTGAACATGGACGAGTACCTGTGCAGCCTCGGCCTGTACCGGAAGATGGTGGCACGCGACGCGTCCAGCCTGTTCCGGGCCGTGTCCGAGCAG ttgtatTTCTCTCAGAACTACCATCAGAAGATCCGTCAGGACTGTGCTAACTTCATGAGAGCCAATAGATGCAACTTTGAGCCG TTTGTTGAAGGCTCGTTTGAGAAATACCTGGAACGTCTGGAGGATCCAAAG gagACGGTGGGTCAAGTGGAGATCAAGGCTCTGTCTCAGCTGTACAG GCGCTGCTTCCTGATCTACCGTTACCCGGGGAAACCAGCCACCATCATCTCGGAGGACGACTTCGTGGACAAG GTGACGCTGTGCTGCTCCATCAATGGTCACTATGACATTGTTTACCCAAGGAGTTACCCCGCCTCTGCCGCCCTCTGTCAGT ctctTCTGTATGAGCTGCTTTACACTCAGGTATTTGGTTTTGAGGAGGCAGAGCTCTGCCTGGCCATGGAGGCCTTCAGGGTTGGAGGTCGTCGCTATAGAAACAGTCCATCCATGTGCAGTGATGTCGACCTTGGATATGACACACCTGAGGACCGCGGGCACAG GGAGGAGGCGGAGCCAGGCGGACCCATCGAGGAGAAACCACGAGCTGTGACGGACGACTCGAAG cCTCCTGCAGAAGCTCTGCCCCCCTCCAGACTGTCTCTGCCGTACAAAGTGATGAAGTCTCTGGACGGGGACGTTTACAGAAACCTGGAGTTCGATGTGTGGCAGGACACCTGCAAAG AGATGCAGAAGACGGACTACATGGTGTTTGCAGGGAGGCAGTACTTCCTGGGAGACAAGTGTCAG GTGCGTCTGGAGCCGAAGGGCAAGTACTATAACGCCTTCATCCAGGAAGTGGGAACGCACTCATCGGCCGTCACTGTGTTCATCGAGGAACTGGGCGagaa ACACCTGGTCCCTCTGACGGACCTCAAACCCGTGAATCCGGTTCCCGCTTGGAATGTGGCTGCGCCCTCCAGAAAAGGAGAcctcg ACCCGGACTCTCGTGGTCAGCGGCATCACCGCCATCGCTACTTCAGGAAATCTCGTGGGATGAAGGGAACGGAGCTGCTAATCCCACCTCCTCCTTCCTATGGAGGCCCCGCCCCCTCGAGTCTGCCGCCTCGCTTCCAAACAGCAGGCCACCCCCGCCCACCCCCTCCTCCGTCACCTGGAGCTTTGACCTATGACCCCTATGCCCCCCCTCACCATCACCATCCCCCCCCAGCCAGAACACCGCGCTACGGAGCCTCAAG AAGCTCCACCCGTTTCCTGAACCGTCACCTGATTGGTACTCAGCTGACCTATTACCATCCTGGTCGCAGGTATTATCAGGACTACGAGAGCTTCACCTTCAG ACGCAGTCGGCGTCAGCTGGCGGCGGCTCTGAACAAAGAGTGTCAGTTTGGTTTTCCCGAGGCGGTGGAGGAGCCGGCCGATCTGGACGAAGCCATCTCGTACTACCAGCTCGATGGCGCCAGCGACGGTGTCTTCCCTCCGCTGCCA GGCCCCACTGTGGCTCCTCCCCCCTCCATTGGTGCCCCAACCCCTCCCTCTGGCTCCTCCTATAGAGTTCAGAGAGGCTCTGGGCCCCTCTCCCCTGCCCCCCCACCCAGAAACACTCCCGTGTGCTCGtcagaggaggagcaggaggacacAAGCACGGTGGAGGACCAGG cCGAGTACACGGAGGACTTCATCTACAGTTCACAGG ATCAGAGTTTCCAGACATCGGGAGTTTACAGCACCACTGAGACCTCCACCAATCAG gatgAGCAGGAAGGAGGCGTGGCTGACTCTCCCACGAGATCAGACGTGAACTTCAGCTACAGCCAGCAG gtagTGAAGCCGCTGTCAGTCATCTGCTCGTCTCcgtcttcctcttcctcatcacCCTCCTCTCCATCATCACGGCTACCAGCAGCTGCTCACCTGCCGTCAGCCACACATGCGCAGACACGCTCAG TTGCAATGGCGATCCCAGCTGCTTCTTCCTGGTTGGTTAATGAGTTGGGTGAGCCGCTCTGCACTGTGATAGCCCCGCCCCCTTATTCATATGACCCTAATGGAAGTGATTTACCAAGAG actgcagagtcctccAGTATTATTTCAACTTGGGCGTCCAG TGGTACCATCAGAGCTGctggcagcaacagcagcaggtgtatcccGCCTCCTCACCTGAGACTTCCTACTCCTACCAGCCCTACACGCCCTACCTGGGCCAGGAGCCCCCTCTGCACG CTGCCTCCCAGCCGTTCTCTGAGACCGGGCGGATCTCCCATCAGCCCGCCAGCTCCTACCCAGAATCCTCCAGGTCTGCAGACGGACAGACAGAAGGACACAGCGGCG GTGTCTCCATTGAAAGCTCATCCTCCATCAGTCCTACTCCTCCAGGCTCCGCCCcctcctctgctctcctctACCCAGATCAGTcgcccctccctcctcctctcccactGCTCCACCTGCCATATGAAGCTCCACCCCCAAGCACCTACCTGACTACAGCCCCTGCACCTCCTCTTCCACATCCCGCCCACCACCCTCACCACACTTCCTACCACCCGTGCCTCCCTTCCTCTGTCCACTGGGGGGCAATATCGACGGGAGGCCACGCCCCACGAGTCTACTGCCCTGCCCCCAACCCTTCTCACGTTGTTGGATACATTGCTGCTCCACCCCCTcaccacacagccacacactACATCCCACCCACTATGTAA
- the alg13 gene encoding putative bifunctional UDP-N-acetylglucosamine transferase and deubiquitinase ALG13 isoform X1: protein MQKGLKKYFVNMDEYLCSLGLYRKMVARDASSLFRAVSEQLYFSQNYHQKIRQDCANFMRANRCNFEPFVEGSFEKYLERLEDPKETVGQVEIKALSQLYRRCFLIYRYPGKPATIISEDDFVDKVTLCCSINGHYDIVYPRSYPASAALCQSLLYELLYTQVFGFEEAELCLAMEAFRVGGRRYRNSPSMCSDVDLGYDTPEDRGHREEAEPGGPIEEKPRAVTDDSKPPAEALPPSRLSLPYKVMKSLDGDVYRNLEFDVWQDTCKEMQKTDYMVFAGRQYFLGDKCQVRLEPKGKYYNAFIQEVGTHSSAVTVFIEELGEKHLVPLTDLKPVNPVPAWNVAAPSRKGDLDPDSRGQRHHRHRYFRKSRGMKGTELLIPPPPSYGGPAPSSLPPRFQTAGHPRPPPPPSPGALTYDPYAPPHHHHPPPARTPRYGASRSSTRFLNRHLIGTQLTYYHPGRRYYQDYESFTFRSRRSRRQLAAALNKECQFGFPEAVEEPADLDEAISYYQLDGASDGVFPPLPGPTVAPPPSIGAPTPPSGSSYRVQRGSGPLSPAPPPRNTPVCSSEEEQEDTSTVEDQAEYTEDFIYSSQDQSFQTSGVYSTTETSTNQDEQEGGVADSPTRSDVNFSYSQQVVKPLSVICSSPSSSSSSPSSPSSRLPAAAHLPSATHAQTRSVAMAIPAASSWLVNELGEPLCTVIAPPPYSYDPNGSDLPRDCRVLQYYFNLGVQWYHQSCWQQQQQVYPASSPETSYSYQPYTPYLGQEPPLHAASQPFSETGRISHQPASSYPESSRSADGQTEGHSGGVSIESSSSISPTPPGSAPSSALLYPDQSPLPPPLPLLHLPYEAPPPSTYLTTAPAPPLPHPAHHPHHTSYHPCLPSSVHWGAISTGGHAPRVYCPAPNPSHVVGYIAAPPPHHTATHYIPPTM from the exons ATGCAGAAAGGCCTGAAGAAGTACTTCGTGAACATGGACGAGTACCTGTGCAGCCTCGGCCTGTACCGGAAGATGGTGGCACGCGACGCGTCCAGCCTGTTCCGGGCCGTGTCCGAGCAG ttgtatTTCTCTCAGAACTACCATCAGAAGATCCGTCAGGACTGTGCTAACTTCATGAGAGCCAATAGATGCAACTTTGAGCCG TTTGTTGAAGGCTCGTTTGAGAAATACCTGGAACGTCTGGAGGATCCAAAG gagACGGTGGGTCAAGTGGAGATCAAGGCTCTGTCTCAGCTGTACAG GCGCTGCTTCCTGATCTACCGTTACCCGGGGAAACCAGCCACCATCATCTCGGAGGACGACTTCGTGGACAAG GTGACGCTGTGCTGCTCCATCAATGGTCACTATGACATTGTTTACCCAAGGAGTTACCCCGCCTCTGCCGCCCTCTGTCAGT ctctTCTGTATGAGCTGCTTTACACTCAGGTATTTGGTTTTGAGGAGGCAGAGCTCTGCCTGGCCATGGAGGCCTTCAGGGTTGGAGGTCGTCGCTATAGAAACAGTCCATCCATGTGCAGTGATGTCGACCTTGGATATGACACACCTGAGGACCGCGGGCACAG GGAGGAGGCGGAGCCAGGCGGACCCATCGAGGAGAAACCACGAGCTGTGACGGACGACTCGAAG cCTCCTGCAGAAGCTCTGCCCCCCTCCAGACTGTCTCTGCCGTACAAAGTGATGAAGTCTCTGGACGGGGACGTTTACAGAAACCTGGAGTTCGATGTGTGGCAGGACACCTGCAAAG AGATGCAGAAGACGGACTACATGGTGTTTGCAGGGAGGCAGTACTTCCTGGGAGACAAGTGTCAG GTGCGTCTGGAGCCGAAGGGCAAGTACTATAACGCCTTCATCCAGGAAGTGGGAACGCACTCATCGGCCGTCACTGTGTTCATCGAGGAACTGGGCGagaa ACACCTGGTCCCTCTGACGGACCTCAAACCCGTGAATCCGGTTCCCGCTTGGAATGTGGCTGCGCCCTCCAGAAAAGGAGAcctcg ACCCGGACTCTCGTGGTCAGCGGCATCACCGCCATCGCTACTTCAGGAAATCTCGTGGGATGAAGGGAACGGAGCTGCTAATCCCACCTCCTCCTTCCTATGGAGGCCCCGCCCCCTCGAGTCTGCCGCCTCGCTTCCAAACAGCAGGCCACCCCCGCCCACCCCCTCCTCCGTCACCTGGAGCTTTGACCTATGACCCCTATGCCCCCCCTCACCATCACCATCCCCCCCCAGCCAGAACACCGCGCTACGGAGCCTCAAG AAGCTCCACCCGTTTCCTGAACCGTCACCTGATTGGTACTCAGCTGACCTATTACCATCCTGGTCGCAGGTATTATCAGGACTACGAGAGCTTCACCTTCAGGTCCCG ACGCAGTCGGCGTCAGCTGGCGGCGGCTCTGAACAAAGAGTGTCAGTTTGGTTTTCCCGAGGCGGTGGAGGAGCCGGCCGATCTGGACGAAGCCATCTCGTACTACCAGCTCGATGGCGCCAGCGACGGTGTCTTCCCTCCGCTGCCA GGCCCCACTGTGGCTCCTCCCCCCTCCATTGGTGCCCCAACCCCTCCCTCTGGCTCCTCCTATAGAGTTCAGAGAGGCTCTGGGCCCCTCTCCCCTGCCCCCCCACCCAGAAACACTCCCGTGTGCTCGtcagaggaggagcaggaggacacAAGCACGGTGGAGGACCAGG cCGAGTACACGGAGGACTTCATCTACAGTTCACAGG ATCAGAGTTTCCAGACATCGGGAGTTTACAGCACCACTGAGACCTCCACCAATCAG gatgAGCAGGAAGGAGGCGTGGCTGACTCTCCCACGAGATCAGACGTGAACTTCAGCTACAGCCAGCAG gtagTGAAGCCGCTGTCAGTCATCTGCTCGTCTCcgtcttcctcttcctcatcacCCTCCTCTCCATCATCACGGCTACCAGCAGCTGCTCACCTGCCGTCAGCCACACATGCGCAGACACGCTCAG TTGCAATGGCGATCCCAGCTGCTTCTTCCTGGTTGGTTAATGAGTTGGGTGAGCCGCTCTGCACTGTGATAGCCCCGCCCCCTTATTCATATGACCCTAATGGAAGTGATTTACCAAGAG actgcagagtcctccAGTATTATTTCAACTTGGGCGTCCAG TGGTACCATCAGAGCTGctggcagcaacagcagcaggtgtatcccGCCTCCTCACCTGAGACTTCCTACTCCTACCAGCCCTACACGCCCTACCTGGGCCAGGAGCCCCCTCTGCACG CTGCCTCCCAGCCGTTCTCTGAGACCGGGCGGATCTCCCATCAGCCCGCCAGCTCCTACCCAGAATCCTCCAGGTCTGCAGACGGACAGACAGAAGGACACAGCGGCG GTGTCTCCATTGAAAGCTCATCCTCCATCAGTCCTACTCCTCCAGGCTCCGCCCcctcctctgctctcctctACCCAGATCAGTcgcccctccctcctcctctcccactGCTCCACCTGCCATATGAAGCTCCACCCCCAAGCACCTACCTGACTACAGCCCCTGCACCTCCTCTTCCACATCCCGCCCACCACCCTCACCACACTTCCTACCACCCGTGCCTCCCTTCCTCTGTCCACTGGGGGGCAATATCGACGGGAGGCCACGCCCCACGAGTCTACTGCCCTGCCCCCAACCCTTCTCACGTTGTTGGATACATTGCTGCTCCACCCCCTcaccacacagccacacactACATCCCACCCACTATGTAA
- the alg13 gene encoding putative bifunctional UDP-N-acetylglucosamine transferase and deubiquitinase ALG13 isoform X2, whose translation MQKGLKKYFVNMDEYLCSLGLYRKMVARDASSLFRAVSEQLYFSQNYHQKIRQDCANFMRANRCNFEPFVEGSFEKYLERLEDPKETVGQVEIKALSQLYRRCFLIYRYPGKPATIISEDDFVDKVTLCCSINGHYDIVYPRSYPASAALCQSLLYELLYTQVFGFEEAELCLAMEAFRVGGRRYRNSPSMCSDVDLGYDTPEDRGHREEAEPGGPIEEKPRAVTDDSKPPAEALPPSRLSLPYKVMKSLDGDVYRNLEFDVWQDTCKEMQKTDYMVFAGRQYFLGDKCQVRLEPKGKYYNAFIQEVGTHSSAVTVFIEELGEKHLVPLTDLKPVNPVPAWNVAAPSRKGDLDPDSRGQRHHRHRYFRKSRGMKGTELLIPPPPSYGGPAPSSLPPRFQTAGHPRPPPPPSPGALTYDPYAPPHHHHPPPARTPRYGASSSTRFLNRHLIGTQLTYYHPGRRYYQDYESFTFRSRRSRRQLAAALNKECQFGFPEAVEEPADLDEAISYYQLDGASDGVFPPLPGPTVAPPPSIGAPTPPSGSSYRVQRGSGPLSPAPPPRNTPVCSSEEEQEDTSTVEDQAEYTEDFIYSSQDQSFQTSGVYSTTETSTNQDEQEGGVADSPTRSDVNFSYSQQVVKPLSVICSSPSSSSSSPSSPSSRLPAAAHLPSATHAQTRSVAMAIPAASSWLVNELGEPLCTVIAPPPYSYDPNGSDLPRDCRVLQYYFNLGVQWYHQSCWQQQQQVYPASSPETSYSYQPYTPYLGQEPPLHAASQPFSETGRISHQPASSYPESSRSADGQTEGHSGGVSIESSSSISPTPPGSAPSSALLYPDQSPLPPPLPLLHLPYEAPPPSTYLTTAPAPPLPHPAHHPHHTSYHPCLPSSVHWGAISTGGHAPRVYCPAPNPSHVVGYIAAPPPHHTATHYIPPTM comes from the exons ATGCAGAAAGGCCTGAAGAAGTACTTCGTGAACATGGACGAGTACCTGTGCAGCCTCGGCCTGTACCGGAAGATGGTGGCACGCGACGCGTCCAGCCTGTTCCGGGCCGTGTCCGAGCAG ttgtatTTCTCTCAGAACTACCATCAGAAGATCCGTCAGGACTGTGCTAACTTCATGAGAGCCAATAGATGCAACTTTGAGCCG TTTGTTGAAGGCTCGTTTGAGAAATACCTGGAACGTCTGGAGGATCCAAAG gagACGGTGGGTCAAGTGGAGATCAAGGCTCTGTCTCAGCTGTACAG GCGCTGCTTCCTGATCTACCGTTACCCGGGGAAACCAGCCACCATCATCTCGGAGGACGACTTCGTGGACAAG GTGACGCTGTGCTGCTCCATCAATGGTCACTATGACATTGTTTACCCAAGGAGTTACCCCGCCTCTGCCGCCCTCTGTCAGT ctctTCTGTATGAGCTGCTTTACACTCAGGTATTTGGTTTTGAGGAGGCAGAGCTCTGCCTGGCCATGGAGGCCTTCAGGGTTGGAGGTCGTCGCTATAGAAACAGTCCATCCATGTGCAGTGATGTCGACCTTGGATATGACACACCTGAGGACCGCGGGCACAG GGAGGAGGCGGAGCCAGGCGGACCCATCGAGGAGAAACCACGAGCTGTGACGGACGACTCGAAG cCTCCTGCAGAAGCTCTGCCCCCCTCCAGACTGTCTCTGCCGTACAAAGTGATGAAGTCTCTGGACGGGGACGTTTACAGAAACCTGGAGTTCGATGTGTGGCAGGACACCTGCAAAG AGATGCAGAAGACGGACTACATGGTGTTTGCAGGGAGGCAGTACTTCCTGGGAGACAAGTGTCAG GTGCGTCTGGAGCCGAAGGGCAAGTACTATAACGCCTTCATCCAGGAAGTGGGAACGCACTCATCGGCCGTCACTGTGTTCATCGAGGAACTGGGCGagaa ACACCTGGTCCCTCTGACGGACCTCAAACCCGTGAATCCGGTTCCCGCTTGGAATGTGGCTGCGCCCTCCAGAAAAGGAGAcctcg ACCCGGACTCTCGTGGTCAGCGGCATCACCGCCATCGCTACTTCAGGAAATCTCGTGGGATGAAGGGAACGGAGCTGCTAATCCCACCTCCTCCTTCCTATGGAGGCCCCGCCCCCTCGAGTCTGCCGCCTCGCTTCCAAACAGCAGGCCACCCCCGCCCACCCCCTCCTCCGTCACCTGGAGCTTTGACCTATGACCCCTATGCCCCCCCTCACCATCACCATCCCCCCCCAGCCAGAACACCGCGCTACGGAGCCTCAAG CTCCACCCGTTTCCTGAACCGTCACCTGATTGGTACTCAGCTGACCTATTACCATCCTGGTCGCAGGTATTATCAGGACTACGAGAGCTTCACCTTCAGGTCCCG ACGCAGTCGGCGTCAGCTGGCGGCGGCTCTGAACAAAGAGTGTCAGTTTGGTTTTCCCGAGGCGGTGGAGGAGCCGGCCGATCTGGACGAAGCCATCTCGTACTACCAGCTCGATGGCGCCAGCGACGGTGTCTTCCCTCCGCTGCCA GGCCCCACTGTGGCTCCTCCCCCCTCCATTGGTGCCCCAACCCCTCCCTCTGGCTCCTCCTATAGAGTTCAGAGAGGCTCTGGGCCCCTCTCCCCTGCCCCCCCACCCAGAAACACTCCCGTGTGCTCGtcagaggaggagcaggaggacacAAGCACGGTGGAGGACCAGG cCGAGTACACGGAGGACTTCATCTACAGTTCACAGG ATCAGAGTTTCCAGACATCGGGAGTTTACAGCACCACTGAGACCTCCACCAATCAG gatgAGCAGGAAGGAGGCGTGGCTGACTCTCCCACGAGATCAGACGTGAACTTCAGCTACAGCCAGCAG gtagTGAAGCCGCTGTCAGTCATCTGCTCGTCTCcgtcttcctcttcctcatcacCCTCCTCTCCATCATCACGGCTACCAGCAGCTGCTCACCTGCCGTCAGCCACACATGCGCAGACACGCTCAG TTGCAATGGCGATCCCAGCTGCTTCTTCCTGGTTGGTTAATGAGTTGGGTGAGCCGCTCTGCACTGTGATAGCCCCGCCCCCTTATTCATATGACCCTAATGGAAGTGATTTACCAAGAG actgcagagtcctccAGTATTATTTCAACTTGGGCGTCCAG TGGTACCATCAGAGCTGctggcagcaacagcagcaggtgtatcccGCCTCCTCACCTGAGACTTCCTACTCCTACCAGCCCTACACGCCCTACCTGGGCCAGGAGCCCCCTCTGCACG CTGCCTCCCAGCCGTTCTCTGAGACCGGGCGGATCTCCCATCAGCCCGCCAGCTCCTACCCAGAATCCTCCAGGTCTGCAGACGGACAGACAGAAGGACACAGCGGCG GTGTCTCCATTGAAAGCTCATCCTCCATCAGTCCTACTCCTCCAGGCTCCGCCCcctcctctgctctcctctACCCAGATCAGTcgcccctccctcctcctctcccactGCTCCACCTGCCATATGAAGCTCCACCCCCAAGCACCTACCTGACTACAGCCCCTGCACCTCCTCTTCCACATCCCGCCCACCACCCTCACCACACTTCCTACCACCCGTGCCTCCCTTCCTCTGTCCACTGGGGGGCAATATCGACGGGAGGCCACGCCCCACGAGTCTACTGCCCTGCCCCCAACCCTTCTCACGTTGTTGGATACATTGCTGCTCCACCCCCTcaccacacagccacacactACATCCCACCCACTATGTAA